In Zingiber officinale cultivar Zhangliang chromosome 1A, Zo_v1.1, whole genome shotgun sequence, a genomic segment contains:
- the LOC122021457 gene encoding uncharacterized protein LOC122021457 — MGSRIITPEDVLESLMNDGTIDAIRLKIINQLKANEELKNNTITMVEQSKVLNTPGAEKQTKRELFDALRRELETQVLEKASRAVWELILDENGLGKEISETVERVFCKLSGRELLPPPQPTGSFAQESNKVQETQEKEAEKVKDIEMSESSAKKRTFSEMNAKGTVAANGATDHPPASHDVAPLT; from the exons ATGGGTTCACGCATAATCACTCCTGAGGATGTTTTAGAGTCGCTAATGAATGATGGGACCATTGATGCCATCAGATTGAAGATTATTAACCAACTGAAGGCTAAT GAAGAACTTAAAAACAATACAATCACAATGGTAGAGCAAAGCAAGGTTCTTAACACCCCTGGTGCAGAGAAACAGACTAAGAGAGAGCTATTTGATGCATTACGGCGTGAACTTGA AACTCAGGTGCTTGAGAAGGCATCACGGGCTGTTTGGGAGCTAATTCTTGACGAAAACGGCTTGGGGAAGGAGATCAGTGAAACAGTTGAAAGAGTTTTCTGTAAATTAAGTGGCCGTGAGCTGTTGCCACCACCCCAGCCTACTGGAAGTTTTGCTCAAGAGTCGAACAAAGTACAAGAAACACAGGAAAAGGAAGCAGAGAAGGTGAAGGATATAGAGATGTCCGAGTCATCAGCAAAGAAAAGGACCTTCAGTGAAATGAATGCGAAAGGTACAGTAGCTGCTAATGGAGCGACTGACCATCCTCCTGCATCCCATGATGTTGCACCCCTTACATGA
- the LOC122001447 gene encoding uncharacterized protein LOC122001447 — MARKEAASFLPAMKSHLECDGDELFGLRSCLRWMCLDQSNAGLAAVSWVVFFVLAVAVPTVSHFVLSYRPHRRPYDLVVQLSLSAAAALSILSLSAATRRRGFCRFLFLDKVAMESAHARAAHSAQLRRSFRFLALFLASCFAAEVTYKIWWYAFSVDRIPFWKDPVATGCVACVLELTSWAYRSASFLVACAVFRSTCRLHILRLQEFAAVFREESEVMPVLKEHLRLRRQLKIISHHFRGFILSGMVLVTASQFAAVLVTTRRHSDDNLFNTGELALCSIVLVTGLLICLRSAAKITHKGQALTSHAAKWHVCATIDSYAVDPVTPSEASAMAAPQFPHADDYSDEEEGGGSSEEDELEGTKIVPTHAHTISFQKRQALVTYLENNRAGITIFGFTVDRTWLHTVFMLETSLFLWLLGKTIGIS; from the exons ATGGCAAGGAAGGAGGCGGCGTCATTCCTCCCGGCGATGAAGTCGCACCTGGAGTGCGACGGCGACGAGCTCTTCGGACTCCGGTCCTGCCTCCGGTGGATGTGCCTCGACCAGTCGAACGCCGGCCTGGCGGCGGTCTCGTGGGTGGTTTTCTTCGTCCTCGCGGTGGCTGTCCCCACCGTGTCCCACTTCGTGCTCTCTTACCGTCCGCACCGCCGCCCTTACGACCTCGTCGTCCAGCTTTCCCTCAGCGCTGCCGCCGCCCTCTCCATTCTCTCCCTCTCCGCCGCCACCCGCCGCCGTGGTTTCTGCCGCTTTCTCTTCCTCGACAAGGTCGCAATGGAGAGCGCGCATGCGCGCGCAGCGCACTCAGCCCAGCTCCGCCGGTCGTTTCGCTTCCTGGCCCTATTCCTGGCGAGTTGCTTCGCCGCGGAGGTGACCTACAAGATCTGGTGGTACGCCTTCAGCGTCGATCGAATCCCCTTTTGGAAGGACCCGGTGGCTACGGGGTGCGTGGCGTGCGTGCTGGAGCTGACGTCGTGGGCGTACCGCTCGGCGAGCTTCCTGGTAGCTTGCGCGGTGTTCCGATCCACCTGCCGCCTCCACATCCTGCGGCTGCAAGAATTCGCAGCGGTGTTCCGGGAGGAGTCGGAGGTGATGCCAGTGCTGAAGGAGCACCTCCGCTTGAGGCGGCAGCTCAAGATCATCAGCCACCACTTCCGCGGGTTCATCCTCTCGGGGATGGTGTTGGTGACGGCCAGTCAATTCGCCGCAGTCTTGGTCACCACCCGCCGGCATTCCGACGACAACCTCTTCAACACCGGCGAGCTCGCG CTCTGTTCAATTGTTCTCGTCACTGGTTTACTCATATGCTTGCGCAGTGCGGCCAAGATCACCCACAAAGGCCAAGCACTCACAAGCCATGCAGCAAAATGGCATGTCTGCGCCACGATCGACTCTTACGCCGTCGATCCCGTGACACCCTCTGAGGCCAGTGCCATGGCGGCCCCCCAATTCCCACATGCCGATGACTACTCGGACGAGGAAGAAGGCGGCGGCAGCAGCGAGGAGGATGAACTCGAAGGAACAAAGATCGTGCCGACGCATGCGCACACCATTTCCTTTCAAAAGAGACAAGCACTTG TGACATACTTGGAGAATAACAGAGCAGGGATTACGATATTTGGATTCACAGTGGACAGGACTTGGCTTCACACCGTGTTTATGCTTGAAACTAGTCTGTTCTTGTGGCTTTTGGGCAAGACAATTGGGATCTCCTAA